One stretch of Candidatus Sulfotelmatobacter sp. DNA includes these proteins:
- a CDS encoding peptide ABC transporter substrate-binding protein, giving the protein MPAVRAPRLLAGLLLAVMLAGCVRAGGPAAAAGSARFAVAADPRTLDPLFAHTDANNVEQQLNRLAFEPFVDVDERGHPVPVLLTRIPSLANGDLSRDGRTITYRLRRNVRWQDGVEVTARDVVWTVHAILDNRNPVASRAGYERIASIQALDPWTVRVRLRSAWAPAVATLFGDGPSPQYVLPAHLLANVRDLATAGFGAQPVGDGPYRLVSWSRGERLVYAANPTYWRGRPAIARLEVDVVPDPGTNFTLLRSGGLDWNLLSPAQRASLGDAPGIAYRTVPLAMVVGLALQTRHAPLDDVRVRRAIAASIDRAGISRTITDGRYPVVDTAQPLGSWARDPSVREPGFDPAVADRLLDAAGWRRGSGGMRAKGGKPLALTYVQFPESQTGVRVAVVVQRELQARGIDLTIKSLSNAQLFLPKAEGGTLATGRFDLAYVPWPMGADPDDAFLLACDGFANYARWCDPQVDALERRAQVAPDRAERARLYGQIERRVADAVPIVFLFDPSYSYAYRTSLHGFFPNAFTPTWDAWRWRRTSS; this is encoded by the coding sequence ATGCCCGCGGTGCGCGCCCCTCGTCTCTTGGCCGGATTGCTGCTCGCCGTGATGCTGGCGGGCTGCGTGCGCGCTGGCGGCCCCGCGGCGGCCGCCGGGAGCGCGCGCTTCGCGGTCGCGGCCGACCCGCGCACGCTCGACCCGCTCTTCGCGCACACCGACGCGAACAACGTCGAGCAACAGCTGAACCGGCTCGCGTTCGAGCCGTTCGTCGACGTCGACGAGCGCGGGCACCCGGTACCGGTGCTGCTGACCCGCATCCCGAGCCTCGCCAACGGCGACCTCTCGCGCGACGGCCGGACGATCACGTATCGGCTGCGGCGCAACGTGCGCTGGCAGGACGGCGTCGAGGTCACCGCGCGCGACGTCGTCTGGACGGTGCACGCGATCCTCGACAACCGCAACCCGGTCGCCTCGCGGGCGGGCTACGAGCGCATCGCGTCGATCCAGGCGCTCGACCCGTGGACGGTGCGCGTGCGCTTGCGATCGGCCTGGGCACCGGCGGTCGCGACGTTGTTCGGCGACGGGCCCTCACCGCAGTACGTGCTGCCGGCACACCTGTTGGCGAACGTGCGCGATCTCGCGACCGCCGGCTTCGGCGCGCAGCCGGTCGGCGACGGGCCGTATCGTCTGGTGTCGTGGTCGCGCGGCGAGCGACTCGTCTACGCCGCGAATCCGACCTACTGGCGCGGCCGGCCGGCGATCGCACGGCTCGAGGTCGACGTCGTCCCCGATCCCGGCACCAACTTCACGCTGCTGCGCAGCGGCGGCCTGGATTGGAACCTGCTCTCGCCGGCGCAGCGCGCCTCGCTCGGCGATGCGCCGGGGATCGCATACCGCACCGTCCCGCTGGCGATGGTGGTCGGGCTGGCGCTGCAGACGCGGCACGCGCCGCTCGACGACGTACGGGTGCGCCGCGCGATCGCCGCGTCGATCGATCGGGCCGGCATCTCGCGCACGATCACCGACGGCCGCTATCCGGTCGTCGACACCGCGCAGCCGCTCGGTTCGTGGGCGCGCGATCCGTCGGTGCGCGAGCCGGGCTTCGATCCCGCCGTCGCGGACCGACTGCTCGACGCCGCCGGCTGGCGGCGCGGTTCGGGCGGCATGCGCGCGAAGGGCGGCAAGCCGCTCGCGCTCACGTACGTGCAGTTTCCCGAGTCGCAGACCGGCGTCCGCGTCGCCGTGGTCGTGCAGCGCGAGCTGCAAGCGCGCGGCATCGACCTCACCATCAAGTCGCTCTCGAACGCGCAGCTGTTCTTGCCGAAGGCCGAGGGCGGAACCCTCGCCACCGGCCGCTTCGATCTCGCCTACGTGCCTTGGCCCATGGGCGCCGACCCCGACGACGCGTTCTTGCTCGCGTGCGACGGCTTCGCCAACTACGCGCGCTGGTGCGACCCGCAGGTCGACGCGCTCGAGCGGCGCGCACAAGTCGCGCCCGATCGCGCCGAGCGCGCCCGGCTCTACGGGCAGATCGAGCGCCGCGTCGCCGACGCCGTGCCGATCGTGTTCTTGTTCGATCCGTCCTACTCGTACGCGTATCGTACGTCGCTGCACGGCTTCTTCCCCAACGCCTTCACCCCGACGTGGGACGCCTGGCGCTGGCGCCGAACGAGCAGCTGA
- a CDS encoding VOC family protein codes for MLVSHVDLRVRDRVQATAFYDAILNLLGAVKHEGATFTTWAIPDESAPDRRPNEWFGITEDPEMSPGPGRVAFLAPSRGTVDAIATYLPAIGARSIEMPQEAYGPTYYACFFEDPDGNRLEVIAQR; via the coding sequence ATGCTAGTCTCCCACGTCGACCTGCGCGTGCGCGATCGCGTCCAGGCCACCGCGTTCTACGACGCCATCCTCAATCTGCTGGGCGCCGTCAAACACGAAGGCGCGACGTTCACCACGTGGGCGATCCCCGATGAGAGCGCGCCCGACCGCCGTCCCAACGAGTGGTTCGGCATCACCGAGGACCCCGAGATGTCACCTGGCCCGGGCCGGGTCGCGTTCCTGGCGCCCTCGCGCGGCACCGTCGACGCGATCGCGACCTATCTGCCGGCGATCGGTGCCCGCTCGATCGAGATGCCGCAGGAAGCATACGGCCCGACCTACTACGCCTGTTTCTTCGAAGACCCCGACGGCAACCGGCTCGAAGTCATCGCGCAGCGCTGA